One window from the genome of Pseudomonas fluorescens encodes:
- a CDS encoding sigma-54-dependent transcriptional regulator: protein MLDSVMVVDDEGSIRSAVEQWLSLSGFQVQLFSRADECLARLPEHFPGVILSDVRMPGLSGLELLAEVRRRDPDLPVILLTGHGDVPMAVEAMRDGAYDFLEKPFSPEALLGSLRRALDKRTLVLENRRLHEQADARARLDGTLLGVSRALQNLRRQVLDLAALPVNVLIRGETGSGKELVARCLHDFGPRASKPFVALNCAAIPEALFEAELFGHESGAFTGAQGKRIGKLEYADGGTLFLDEIESMPLAQQVKLLRVLQEQKLERLGSNQSIAVDLRIIAATKPDLLDEARAGRFREDLAYRLNIAELRLPPLRERREDIPLLFEHFTHNAAERLGRPTVPLSGPQLSHLLSHDWPGNVRELANVAERQVLGLDQLPTLETEPGQSLAAQQEAFEAQCLRAALARHKGDVKAVLEELQLPRRTFNEKMQRHGLSREMFL, encoded by the coding sequence ATGCTTGATTCAGTCATGGTCGTGGATGACGAAGGCAGCATCCGCAGTGCCGTCGAACAATGGTTGAGCCTGTCGGGGTTCCAGGTGCAGCTGTTCAGTCGCGCCGACGAATGCCTGGCGCGGTTGCCGGAGCATTTCCCCGGGGTGATCCTCAGCGACGTGCGCATGCCCGGCCTCAGCGGCCTGGAGCTACTGGCCGAAGTCCGCCGCCGCGACCCGGACCTGCCGGTGATTCTGTTGACCGGCCACGGTGACGTGCCCATGGCCGTGGAGGCCATGCGTGACGGTGCCTACGACTTCCTGGAAAAACCCTTCAGCCCCGAAGCCCTGCTGGGCAGCCTGCGCCGGGCCCTGGACAAGCGCACCCTGGTCCTGGAAAACCGCCGCCTGCATGAACAGGCCGACGCCCGCGCCCGTCTGGATGGCACGCTGCTAGGGGTTTCCCGTGCGCTGCAAAACCTGCGGCGCCAAGTGCTGGACCTGGCGGCACTGCCGGTCAACGTATTGATCCGCGGCGAAACCGGTAGCGGCAAGGAATTGGTCGCTCGCTGCCTGCACGATTTCGGCCCGAGGGCGAGCAAGCCCTTCGTCGCGTTGAACTGCGCAGCCATTCCCGAAGCGCTGTTCGAGGCGGAGTTGTTCGGCCATGAAAGCGGCGCCTTCACCGGCGCCCAGGGCAAGCGCATCGGCAAGCTCGAATACGCCGACGGCGGCACGCTGTTTCTCGATGAAATCGAAAGCATGCCCCTGGCCCAGCAGGTCAAATTGCTGCGGGTGTTGCAGGAACAGAAGCTCGAACGCCTGGGCTCCAACCAGAGCATCGCCGTGGACCTGCGCATCATCGCCGCCACCAAGCCCGACCTGTTGGACGAAGCCCGGGCCGGGCGTTTTCGCGAAGACCTGGCCTATCGCTTGAACATCGCCGAGCTGCGCCTGCCGCCGCTGCGAGAACGGCGCGAGGACATTCCCCTGCTGTTCGAACACTTCACCCACAACGCCGCCGAACGCCTGGGCCGCCCCACCGTGCCCCTGAGCGGCCCGCAGTTGAGCCATCTGCTCAGCCACGACTGGCCGGGCAATGTGCGGGAACTGGCCAACGTCGCCGAGCGCCAGGTGTTGGGGCTGGATCAACTGCCTACCCTGGAGACGGAGCCGGGCCAGTCCCTCGCGGCCCAGCAGGAAGCCTTCGAAGCCCAATGCCTGCGCGCCGCCCTGGCGCGACACAAAGGTGATGTGAAAGCCGTGCTCGAAGAACTGCAACTGCCACGCCGCACCTTCAATGAAAAGATGCAGCGGCATGGGTTGAGCCGGGAGATGTTTTTGTAG
- a CDS encoding sensor histidine kinase: protein MLPTTRTLRLSLYTLLILAGAAVAATLAVRHAEREALKEDASRASQQLALYANSLHTLIERYRALPAVLALDPELRSALKGPVSAAQQAALNRKLEQINGAAQSSTLELLDHSGLAVAASNWRLPSSYVGHNYGFRPYFIQTRTQGTGRFYAVGVTSGIPGYFLSSAVTGDNGEFLGAMVVKLEFPELEREWRQGSDTLLVSDARGIIFIANRPGWRYRHLQPLTDSDRAELKATRQYDKQPLQALAHEPLRRFDDNSHLARVEAPDGSADYLWESLPLSAEGWTLHLLRRPQIAVEDLRNAGLAAAGLWLALVFLLLFLNQRWRLAKLRQRSREELERLVEERTRDLRTAQDGLVQSAKLAALGQMSAALAHEINQPLTAQRMQLATLRLLLDHGRVDDAYKALKPVDDMLTRMAALTGHLKTFARKSPSGLRERLDLAAVVDQALQLLDTRLRDEQVSTVLHLTRPAWVRGDAIRLEQVLINLLRNALDAMAGQPLKRLEVRLEADDQLWRLTVSDSGTGIAEEHLGQVFDPFFTTKPVGDGLGLGLAVSFAIIHESGGRLSADNHENGAVFCVTLPIDQEAQLHA from the coding sequence ATGCTGCCGACCACCCGTACCTTGCGCCTGTCGTTGTACACCTTGCTGATCCTCGCCGGCGCGGCGGTTGCCGCCACCCTCGCCGTGCGCCACGCCGAACGCGAGGCTTTGAAGGAAGATGCCAGCCGCGCCAGCCAGCAGTTGGCGCTGTACGCCAATTCGTTGCACACCCTGATCGAACGCTACCGCGCCCTGCCCGCCGTGCTGGCGCTGGATCCGGAGTTGCGCTCGGCCCTCAAGGGACCGGTCAGCGCGGCGCAGCAGGCTGCGTTGAATCGCAAGCTCGAACAGATCAATGGCGCCGCCCAGTCATCCACCCTGGAACTGCTCGACCACAGCGGCCTGGCCGTCGCGGCCAGTAACTGGCGCCTGCCCAGCAGCTATGTCGGGCACAACTATGGCTTTCGCCCCTACTTCATCCAGACCCGCACCCAGGGCACCGGACGGTTTTATGCGGTGGGCGTGACCAGCGGCATCCCGGGGTACTTCCTCTCCAGCGCCGTGACCGGCGACAACGGCGAGTTCCTCGGCGCGATGGTGGTCAAGCTGGAGTTTCCGGAGCTGGAGCGCGAATGGCGCCAGGGCAGCGACACCCTGCTGGTCAGCGATGCCCGGGGCATCATCTTCATCGCCAATCGCCCGGGCTGGCGTTATCGCCACTTGCAGCCGCTGACCGACAGCGACCGCGCCGAGCTCAAGGCCACCCGCCAATACGATAAACAACCGTTGCAAGCCCTGGCCCATGAACCGCTGCGACGCTTCGACGACAACAGCCACCTGGCCCGGGTGGAGGCCCCCGATGGCTCGGCGGATTACCTGTGGGAATCCTTGCCGTTGAGCGCCGAAGGCTGGACCCTGCACTTGCTGCGCCGTCCGCAGATCGCCGTCGAGGACCTGCGCAACGCCGGGCTCGCCGCCGCCGGGTTGTGGCTGGCGCTGGTGTTCCTGTTGCTGTTTCTCAACCAGCGCTGGCGCCTGGCAAAGTTGCGCCAGCGCAGCCGCGAAGAGCTGGAACGGCTGGTGGAGGAGCGGACCCGGGACCTGCGCACCGCCCAGGACGGGCTGGTGCAATCGGCCAAGCTGGCGGCGCTGGGGCAGATGTCGGCGGCCCTGGCCCATGAAATCAACCAGCCCTTGACCGCCCAGCGCATGCAATTGGCAACCCTGCGCTTGCTGCTGGATCACGGTCGGGTCGATGACGCCTACAAGGCCCTCAAGCCGGTGGACGACATGCTGACCCGCATGGCCGCCCTCACCGGCCACTTGAAGACGTTCGCCCGCAAAAGCCCCAGCGGCCTGCGCGAACGCCTGGACCTGGCGGCGGTGGTGGACCAGGCGCTGCAACTGCTGGACACGCGCCTGCGGGACGAGCAGGTCAGTACCGTGTTGCACTTGACCCGTCCAGCGTGGGTGCGCGGCGATGCGATCCGCCTCGAACAAGTGTTGATCAACCTGCTGCGCAACGCGCTCGACGCCATGGCCGGCCAACCTCTCAAGCGCCTGGAAGTGCGCCTGGAGGCCGATGATCAATTGTGGCGCCTGACCGTCAGCGACAGCGGCACCGGCATCGCCGAGGAACACTTGGGCCAGGTGTTCGATCCGTTCTTCACCACCAAGCCCGTGGGCGATGGCCTGGGCCTGGGGCTGGCGGTTTCGTTTGCAATCATCCATGAGTCCGGCGGGCGCCTGAGCGCGGACAACCACGAGAACGGCGCGGTATTCTGCGTGACCTTGCCCATCGATCAGGAGGCGCAACTGCATGCTTGA
- a CDS encoding fumarate hydratase translates to MTVIKQDDLIQSVADALQFISYYHPVDFIQAMHEAYLREESPAARDSMAQILINSRMCATGHRPICQDTGIVTVFVRVGMDVRWDGATMSLDDMINEGVRRAYNLPENVLRASILADPAGARKNTKDNTPAVIHYSIVPGNTVEVDVAAKGGGSENKSKMAMLNPSDSIVDWVLKTVPTMGAGWCPPGMLGIGIGGTAEKAAVMAKEVLMESIDIHELKARGPQNRIEEMRLELFEKVNQLGIGAQGLGGLTTVLDVKIMDYPTHAASLPVCMIPNCAATRHAHFVLDGTGPASLEAPPLDAYPEIVWEAGPSARRVNLDTLTPEDVQSWKPGETVLLNGKMLTGRDAAHKRMVEMLNKGETLPVDLKGRFIYYVGPVDPVGDEVVGPAGPTTATRMDKFTRQILEQTGLLGMIGKSERGPTAIEAIKDNKAVYLMAVGGAAYLVAQAIRKSKVLAFAELGMEAIYEFEVKDMPVTVAVDSQGESVHITGPAIWQKKISDSLAVEVQ, encoded by the coding sequence ATGACCGTGATCAAGCAAGATGACCTGATACAGAGCGTTGCCGACGCCCTGCAGTTCATTTCCTACTACCACCCCGTGGATTTCATCCAGGCGATGCACGAGGCCTACCTGCGCGAAGAATCGCCGGCGGCCCGTGACTCCATGGCGCAGATCCTGATCAACTCGCGCATGTGCGCCACCGGCCATCGGCCGATCTGCCAGGACACCGGTATCGTGACCGTGTTCGTGCGCGTGGGCATGGACGTGCGTTGGGATGGCGCGACCATGAGCCTGGACGACATGATCAACGAGGGCGTGCGTCGCGCCTACAACCTGCCGGAAAACGTCCTGCGCGCTTCCATCCTGGCCGACCCGGCCGGCGCGCGTAAAAACACCAAGGACAACACCCCGGCGGTCATCCACTACTCCATCGTCCCGGGCAACACCGTGGAAGTGGACGTGGCGGCCAAGGGCGGCGGCTCCGAGAACAAGTCGAAGATGGCCATGCTCAACCCGTCCGACTCCATCGTCGACTGGGTGCTGAAAACCGTTCCGACCATGGGCGCCGGCTGGTGCCCACCGGGCATGCTCGGCATCGGCATCGGTGGCACCGCCGAGAAAGCCGCGGTCATGGCCAAGGAAGTCTTGATGGAGTCCATCGACATCCACGAGCTCAAGGCCCGCGGCCCGCAGAACCGTATCGAAGAGATGCGCCTGGAGCTGTTCGAGAAGGTCAACCAACTGGGCATCGGCGCCCAGGGCCTGGGTGGCCTGACCACTGTGCTCGACGTGAAGATCATGGACTACCCGACCCACGCCGCCTCCCTGCCGGTGTGCATGATCCCCAACTGCGCCGCCACCCGCCACGCCCACTTCGTGCTGGACGGCACGGGCCCGGCGTCGCTGGAAGCGCCACCGTTGGACGCCTACCCGGAAATCGTCTGGGAAGCCGGCCCGTCGGCTCGTCGCGTCAACCTCGACACCCTGACGCCAGAAGACGTGCAAAGCTGGAAGCCGGGCGAAACCGTGCTGCTCAACGGCAAGATGCTCACCGGCCGCGACGCGGCGCACAAGCGCATGGTCGAGATGCTGAACAAGGGTGAAACCTTGCCGGTGGACCTCAAGGGTCGCTTCATCTATTACGTCGGCCCGGTCGACCCGGTAGGCGATGAAGTCGTCGGCCCAGCCGGCCCGACCACCGCCACGCGGATGGACAAGTTCACCCGCCAGATCCTCGAGCAGACAGGCTTGTTGGGCATGATCGGCAAATCCGAGCGCGGCCCGACCGCTATCGAAGCGATCAAGGACAACAAGGCCGTCTACCTGATGGCCGTCGGCGGTGCCGCTTACCTGGTGGCCCAGGCGATCCGCAAATCCAAGGTCCTGGCGTTCGCCGAACTGGGCATGGAAGCGATCTACGAGTTCGAGGTCAAGGACATGCCGGTGACCGTTGCGGTCGATAGCCAAGGCGAGTCGGTGCACATCACCGGCCCTGCCATCTGGCAGAAGAAGATCAGCGACAGCCTGGCGGTCGAAGTGCAGTAA
- a CDS encoding sensor domain-containing diguanylate cyclase, producing MTHNAIQRLLLKRFALAAATYALALVLLWLAFFSGHYLDSLRGVIIGSVLVVLCQAGLFALFITDRNLRFADPSLTEVQVLIGLGWQTWMMAHLDQARGVFLVFYVLILLFGLFHLSRRAFVRCASLVFISFTAITLWDGYFFRLPDPTLAGLQVAVLFLVLVWLVFYARYVQTSRQRMRQRRFALQAHQDTLRGMMRQLEDLVATDELTGLFNRRHFLRLASRELNTLRPGVAHGLALIDLDHFKRINDLHGHAAGDQVLQAFAAVATACLREGDVLARYGGEEFVMLLPACDPHRLTACCERLRLAFTEVELIGLQVGALSLSAGMTMLEMGDDLDNALQRADQALYRAKRDGRNRCAAAWENVDA from the coding sequence TTGACCCATAACGCCATTCAACGTCTTTTGCTGAAACGCTTCGCTTTGGCGGCCGCGACGTACGCGCTGGCACTGGTTTTGTTGTGGCTGGCATTTTTCAGTGGGCATTACTTGGACTCGTTGCGCGGTGTCATCATCGGCAGCGTGTTGGTCGTGCTGTGCCAGGCCGGACTGTTCGCGCTGTTTATCACCGACCGCAACCTGCGCTTCGCCGACCCCAGCCTCACCGAAGTGCAGGTGTTGATCGGCCTGGGCTGGCAGACCTGGATGATGGCGCACCTGGACCAGGCCCGGGGCGTGTTCCTGGTGTTTTATGTGCTGATCCTGCTGTTCGGGTTGTTCCACCTGTCGCGCCGGGCCTTTGTGCGCTGCGCGTCGCTGGTGTTCATCAGCTTCACCGCGATTACCCTCTGGGACGGTTACTTCTTCAGGCTTCCCGATCCTACCCTGGCCGGGTTGCAGGTGGCCGTGCTGTTTCTCGTGCTGGTGTGGCTGGTGTTTTACGCCCGCTACGTCCAGACCTCACGCCAGCGCATGCGCCAGCGGCGGTTTGCCTTGCAGGCGCACCAGGACACCTTGCGCGGGATGATGCGCCAGCTCGAAGACCTGGTGGCCACCGATGAACTGACCGGGCTGTTCAATCGCCGGCACTTCCTGCGCCTGGCCTCCCGCGAACTCAACACCCTCAGGCCTGGCGTCGCCCATGGCCTGGCCCTGATCGACCTCGACCATTTCAAGCGCATCAACGACCTGCATGGCCATGCCGCGGGCGACCAGGTGCTGCAGGCGTTTGCCGCGGTCGCCACGGCGTGCCTGCGCGAGGGCGATGTACTGGCCCGTTACGGCGGCGAGGAATTCGTCATGCTGCTGCCCGCTTGCGACCCCCATCGCCTGACGGCCTGTTGCGAGCGGCTGCGGCTGGCGTTCACTGAAGTCGAGCTGATCGGCCTGCAGGTCGGCGCCCTCAGCCTGTCGGCGGGCATGACCATGCTGGAAATGGGCGATGACCTGGACAACGCGTTGCAGCGTGCCGACCAGGCCCTGTACCGTGCCAAGCGAGACGGCCGCAATCGTTGCGCCGCCGCCTGGGAGAACGTCGATGCCTGA
- a CDS encoding iron-sulfur-binding ferredoxin reductase, with protein sequence MPELTVAGRQWTVAAGSNLLDALNGAGVAVPYSCRAGSCHACLVQCVGGDVRDSRPDALSPTQRDQGWRLACQCQVVEDVRIHTFDPQRDGQAAQVMAVDWLGGEVLRLRVTPERPLRYRAGQHLVLWAGEVARPYSLASLPEEDRFLEFHLDCREPGLFIDAARQMKAGDPIRLGELRGGALHYDPDWHARPLWLLAAGTGLAPLFGLLREALRQHHQGAIRLIHVAHDTAGHYLAKPLAALAAKHENLSVELLTAAEAPSALAQLRLVSRQTQALLCGHPDRVEAFAKRLYLAGLPRNQLLADVFLPRG encoded by the coding sequence ATGCCTGAACTGACAGTCGCCGGCCGGCAATGGACGGTGGCGGCAGGCAGTAACCTGCTGGACGCCTTGAACGGCGCTGGCGTGGCGGTGCCCTACAGTTGCCGCGCCGGGAGCTGCCACGCCTGCCTGGTGCAGTGCGTGGGGGGCGATGTGCGCGACAGTCGCCCCGACGCCTTGAGCCCGACGCAGCGCGACCAGGGTTGGCGGCTGGCCTGCCAATGCCAGGTGGTCGAGGATGTGCGGATCCACACCTTCGACCCGCAACGCGACGGCCAGGCGGCCCAGGTGATGGCGGTGGATTGGCTGGGCGGCGAGGTGCTGCGTCTGCGCGTCACCCCCGAGCGGCCGCTGCGGTATCGGGCCGGGCAGCACCTGGTGCTGTGGGCCGGCGAGGTGGCCCGGCCGTATTCCCTGGCGAGCCTGCCCGAAGAAGACCGCTTCCTGGAGTTCCACCTCGATTGTCGCGAGCCCGGCCTGTTCATCGACGCGGCCCGGCAGATGAAGGCCGGCGACCCGATCCGCCTGGGCGAACTGCGTGGCGGCGCCTTGCACTATGACCCCGACTGGCACGCCAGACCCCTGTGGCTCCTTGCCGCCGGCACGGGTCTGGCACCGTTGTTCGGCCTCCTGCGCGAAGCCTTGCGCCAGCATCACCAAGGCGCGATTCGCCTTATTCACGTGGCCCATGATACGGCCGGGCATTATCTGGCCAAACCCCTGGCGGCGCTGGCGGCCAAGCATGAAAACCTCTCGGTGGAGCTGCTGACCGCGGCCGAGGCGCCGTCCGCCTTGGCGCAACTGCGGCTTGTTTCCCGGCAAACCCAGGCCTTACTCTGCGGCCATCCCGACCGGGTCGAGGCCTTTGCCAAGCGTTTGTACCTGGCTGGCTTGCCGCGCAATCAACTGCTGGCCGACGTCTTCCTGCCCCGTGGTTGA
- a CDS encoding enoyl-CoA hydratase: MTETLLLDRQRGLLTVRLNRPDKKNALTRAMYGQLAQALAMADSDPQIRAVLLSGSSDCFTAGNDIVDFLEQPPNDLDNPVFQFMLSLLDCRKPVIAAVAGPAVGIGTTLLLHCDLVYVSRDARLRMPFVNLGLCPEFGSSLILPRLLGQARAAQLLLLGEGFSGEQAVAWGIATEALDSGEAALAKAREVALRFESLPPDAVRISKQLMRAPDRELLRKVIEEEGRLFTQRLRSPEAVAALMGFINRH, encoded by the coding sequence ATGACCGAAACCCTGTTGCTCGACCGTCAACGCGGCCTGCTGACCGTGCGCTTGAACCGCCCGGACAAGAAAAATGCCCTGACCCGGGCCATGTACGGTCAATTGGCCCAAGCCCTGGCGATGGCGGACAGCGACCCGCAGATTCGCGCGGTGCTGCTCAGCGGTTCCAGTGACTGCTTCACTGCCGGCAACGACATCGTCGACTTCCTCGAACAGCCACCGAACGACCTCGATAACCCGGTATTCCAGTTCATGCTCAGCCTGCTCGATTGCCGCAAACCGGTGATTGCCGCCGTGGCCGGACCGGCGGTGGGCATCGGCACCACGTTGCTGCTGCATTGCGACCTGGTCTACGTCAGCCGAGACGCGCGGCTGCGCATGCCGTTCGTCAACTTGGGGCTGTGCCCGGAATTCGGTTCCAGCCTGATCCTGCCGCGGCTGCTGGGCCAGGCCAGGGCTGCGCAATTGTTGCTGTTGGGTGAGGGCTTCAGTGGCGAACAAGCGGTTGCGTGGGGCATTGCCACCGAGGCGCTGGACAGCGGTGAAGCGGCATTGGCCAAGGCGCGGGAGGTGGCGCTGCGTTTCGAATCGCTGCCGCCTGACGCGGTACGCATCAGCAAGCAACTGATGAGGGCGCCGGACCGGGAACTGTTGCGCAAGGTGATTGAAGAAGAGGGCAGGCTGTTCACCCAACGCCTGCGCTCGCCCGAGGCGGTTGCGGCGTTGATGGGGTTTATCAACAGGCATTGA
- the pyk gene encoding pyruvate kinase produces MSVRRTKIVATLGPASNSPEVLEQLILAGLDVARLNFSHGTPEEHKARAKLVRDLAAKHGRFVALLGDLQGPKIRIAKFANKRIELKIGDKFTFSTSHPLTEGNQQVVGIDYPDLVKDCGVGDELLLDDGRVVMRVETATATELNCIVTIGGPLSDHKGINRRGGGLTAPALTEKDKADIKLAAEMEVDYLAVSFPRDAADMEYARQLRDEAGGTAWLVAKIERAEAVADDETLDGLIKASDAVMVARGDLGVEIGDAELVGIQKKIILHARRHNKAVIVATQMMESMIQNPMPTRAEVSDVANAVLDYTDAVMLSAESAAGLYPLEAVQAMARICIGAEKHPTSKTSSHRIGKTFERCDESIALATMYTANHFPGVKAIIALTESGYTPLIMSRIRSSVPIYAFSPHRETQARAAMFRGVYTVPFDPAALQPGEVSQAAVDELVKRGVVQTGDWVILTKGDSYHTIGGTNGMKILHVGDPMV; encoded by the coding sequence ATGTCCGTCCGTCGCACCAAAATCGTCGCTACCCTTGGCCCGGCCAGTAATTCGCCGGAAGTTCTCGAACAGCTGATTCTGGCTGGCCTGGACGTTGCCCGTCTGAATTTCTCCCACGGCACCCCCGAAGAACACAAGGCGCGTGCCAAGCTGGTGCGCGACCTCGCCGCCAAGCACGGCCGCTTCGTCGCCCTGCTGGGTGACCTGCAAGGCCCGAAGATCCGTATCGCCAAATTCGCCAACAAGCGCATCGAGCTGAAGATTGGTGACAAATTCACCTTCTCCACCAGCCATCCGCTGACCGAAGGCAACCAGCAGGTGGTCGGCATCGACTATCCGGACCTGGTCAAGGATTGCGGCGTGGGCGACGAGCTGCTGCTCGACGACGGCCGTGTGGTGATGCGCGTCGAAACCGCCACCGCCACCGAACTGAACTGCATCGTGACCATCGGCGGCCCGCTGTCGGACCACAAAGGCATCAACCGTCGCGGCGGTGGCCTGACGGCGCCGGCCTTGACCGAAAAAGACAAGGCCGACATCAAGCTGGCCGCGGAAATGGAAGTCGACTACCTCGCCGTGTCCTTCCCCCGTGACGCGGCGGATATGGAATACGCCCGTCAACTGCGCGACGAAGCCGGCGGTACTGCCTGGCTGGTGGCCAAGATCGAACGCGCCGAAGCCGTGGCCGACGACGAAACCCTCGATGGCCTGATCAAGGCGTCCGACGCCGTGATGGTGGCCCGTGGTGACCTGGGTGTGGAAATCGGCGACGCCGAGCTGGTGGGCATCCAGAAAAAAATCATTCTGCACGCACGCCGCCACAACAAGGCCGTGATCGTCGCGACCCAGATGATGGAGTCGATGATCCAGAACCCGATGCCGACCCGCGCCGAAGTGTCCGACGTAGCCAACGCCGTGCTCGACTACACCGACGCCGTGATGCTCTCGGCCGAAAGCGCCGCCGGCCTCTACCCGCTCGAAGCGGTGCAAGCCATGGCGCGTATCTGCATCGGCGCTGAAAAGCACCCGACCAGCAAGACCTCCAGCCACCGCATCGGCAAGACCTTCGAGCGCTGCGACGAAAGCATCGCCCTGGCGACGATGTACACCGCCAACCACTTCCCGGGCGTGAAGGCGATCATCGCCCTGACCGAAAGTGGCTACACGCCGCTGATCATGTCGCGCATCCGCTCCTCGGTGCCGATCTACGCGTTCTCCCCGCACCGCGAAACCCAGGCCCGCGCCGCCATGTTCCGTGGCGTCTACACCGTGCCGTTCGACCCGGCCGCCCTGCAACCGGGCGAAGTCAGCCAGGCGGCGGTGGATGAGCTGGTCAAGCGCGGCGTCGTGCAGACCGGTGACTGGGTCATCCTGACCAAGGGCGACAGCTACCACACCATCGGCGGCACCAACGGGATGAAAATCCTGCATGTTGGCGACCCGATGGTCTGA
- a CDS encoding tetratricopeptide repeat protein, which translates to MRFVLFVALALSVTGCTRWSMNHHMNLAYKAYDRGNCEQVMLELSQVDRASRARRYMQPEVSMLRGQCLERQKLFIDAAQTYQFIITQYPNSEYAFRARARLETLQSLGHYPTRSASAIRPAS; encoded by the coding sequence ATGCGATTCGTGCTTTTTGTTGCCCTGGCCCTGAGCGTCACGGGCTGCACCCGTTGGTCGATGAACCACCACATGAACCTGGCCTACAAGGCCTATGACCGTGGCAATTGCGAGCAGGTCATGCTCGAGTTGTCCCAGGTCGACCGCGCCAGCCGTGCCCGCCGCTACATGCAGCCGGAAGTGTCGATGCTGCGCGGCCAGTGCCTGGAGCGGCAGAAGCTGTTTATCGATGCGGCGCAGACCTACCAGTTCATCATCACCCAATACCCTAACAGCGAATACGCGTTCCGCGCCCGCGCGCGTCTGGAAACCCTGCAGAGCCTGGGCCACTACCCGACCCGCAGCGCCTCGGCCATCCGTCCAGCTTCTTGA
- a CDS encoding PilZ domain-containing protein, whose translation MYKERRIERHQLPYFLKVFNGINDRPIGFLGNVSENGLMLISQLPLMVGADFDLHLKIPADEGPQQNIKLKARCLWCQEDVTPMHFDAGFSLTWAPPEYGQLVNALRQYFSFYPLPESA comes from the coding sequence ATGTACAAGGAACGCCGAATCGAACGGCATCAGTTGCCGTATTTCCTCAAAGTGTTTAACGGTATCAACGACAGGCCTATCGGTTTTTTGGGCAATGTTTCTGAAAATGGGCTGATGCTGATCAGCCAGCTTCCGCTGATGGTCGGTGCGGATTTTGACCTGCACCTGAAAATCCCCGCGGATGAAGGGCCACAGCAAAACATCAAGTTGAAAGCCAGGTGCCTGTGGTGCCAGGAAGACGTGACGCCGATGCATTTCGACGCCGGCTTCAGCCTGACGTGGGCGCCGCCGGAGTACGGGCAACTGGTCAATGCGTTGCGGCAATATTTCAGTTTCTATCCGTTGCCGGAATCGGCTTGA
- a CDS encoding DUF6124 family protein — translation MIKPTPNPPHTGSQPPHETLDPGKLDEAAQRALDYYLKPNNGQPDQKTAKHLDYFIVAPDADPEGMLAHTYETFCSVSTLILDLSEDLEGAPRNLALAIHQMGEMGVLLLERMLDNEAKVQR, via the coding sequence ATGATTAAACCAACTCCGAATCCACCTCATACCGGCTCGCAGCCCCCCCACGAAACCCTCGACCCCGGAAAGCTCGACGAAGCGGCTCAAAGAGCCCTGGACTACTACCTCAAGCCCAACAACGGCCAGCCCGACCAGAAAACCGCCAAACACCTGGACTACTTCATCGTCGCCCCCGACGCCGACCCCGAAGGCATGCTCGCCCACACCTACGAAACCTTCTGCTCGGTGAGCACGCTGATCCTGGATTTATCCGAAGACCTGGAAGGCGCCCCGCGCAACCTGGCCCTGGCGATTCACCAGATGGGCGAGATGGGGGTGTTGTTGCTAGAGCGGATGCTGGATAACGAAGCGAAGGTTCAGCGCTGA